A single region of the Rhizobium grahamii genome encodes:
- a CDS encoding (2Fe-2S)-binding protein — translation MTRSVHLSLDINTRRHELAVEPRVTLLDALREELGLTGTKKGCDQGQCGACTVHIDGKRVLACLTLAAQAEGKAITTIEGLSTTSGDLHPVQQAFLDHDAFQCGYCTPGQIMSAVACIREGRAGSEDEIREYMAGNLCRCGAYNHIVAAVRDAAEAAR, via the coding sequence ATGACACGATCCGTCCATCTCTCTCTCGACATCAACACGCGACGGCACGAACTCGCCGTCGAGCCGCGGGTCACCCTGCTCGATGCCCTACGTGAAGAACTTGGCCTGACGGGCACCAAGAAGGGCTGCGATCAGGGACAATGCGGAGCCTGCACCGTTCACATCGACGGTAAGCGTGTACTCGCCTGCCTGACGCTGGCGGCGCAGGCCGAGGGCAAAGCCATTACGACAATTGAAGGTCTTTCAACGACCAGCGGCGATCTTCATCCGGTACAGCAGGCTTTCCTCGATCATGATGCCTTTCAATGCGGCTACTGCACGCCCGGCCAGATCATGTCGGCCGTAGCCTGCATCCGCGAAGGACGCGCGGGCTCGGAGGACGAGATCCGCGAATATATGGCCGGCAATCTCTGTCGGTGCGGAGCCTACAACCACATCGTCGCGGCGGTGCGCGACGCTGCGGAGGCGGCGCGATGA